Below is a genomic region from Pleurocapsa sp. PCC 7319.
AATCTAAGTTTGGTTTATCGAGAAAAAGTGATTTTAATCCTACTCTAAAACCACTTGCTACTGAGGAAAAAATAGCCTTTAGTTTCTCTCATAACTTGCCCTTAGAATCTGCTAGCAAACAAACTAAAAGATTTAAGCAACTTAGTTCTAATACTGAGAATTTTAAACAACAAGTAGATCGTACAGTCGTAAAAACTAACAGCGAAACTTATTATAAAGATACCCTTTTCTCTTCCAAATTAAAAAGAGAATTAGTAAATACTAATTTTAAAAATTCTGGCTATAAATCAATTTCTCAGTCTCCCAGTTTTCTAGTCTCACCTTCACTTGTTTATAGTCACAATCGACAAAAACAAGATAACTTTCCAGTAACTACGACACCTCAGATCGGTCAAGAAAAAAGACCAAAAAGCTGGAAACAATCAAAATCAACAAATTTCGACCCTTCCAGTATTGATGTTAATAATCTTGCAGATCGGGTATTTCAAGTAATAGAGCGAAAACTAAAAATAGAAAGGCAAAGAAGAGGTATTTTATAAAATGGCTCTAGAAAAAGCATTTATTCAGCCTATTAATGGCAAATTCGGTGGCAAAAATATAGGGGTTTTATTTAACCCAACTGAATATTCTCTGGAAACCAGCAATCAGTTTCAACGTACTGCCGTACCTGGAACAGCAACCCCTGCTACTCAGTTTGTCAGTGGTAATACTCAAACTCTAACTATGGACTTGTTTTTCGATTCCTACGAACAAGGAGAAGATGTTAGAAAATATACCAGACAAATAACTTCTTTACTAGATATCGATCCAGCCCTCCACGCTCCGCCAATTTGTCAATTTCATTGGGGTTCGCTCGATTTCAAAGCAACTTTAGAACAAGTCAATCAAAAATTCACCCTGTTTTTAGAATCAGGAATTCCCGTTAGAGCAACTCTCAGTGTCACTTTTAAAGAATATAAAACCCTAACGGAACAGTTACAAGGAGTAAGAAAAGAATCAAGCGATCGCACGAAAAGAGTAACTATCAAACAAGGAGATTCTCTTTGGATGGTAGCCAATAAAGAGTATGAAGATTCCAGTTTGTGGCGACCAATAGCTAACGCTAATAATATTGATAATCCTCGTATTTTAGCAGTAGGTAAAGAACTTATTGTCCCAGTTTTAAACTGACATTATGGATATTGTAGCCTTAGAGAAAAAATATCAAGATTTATACGCTCCAACTTTTGAAATCTCGATCGAAGGACAGAATATTCTTCAGTCAGGAGTAGAGGTAACAAATGTCAATGTTGACAATACTTTGGATGGTGCTGATACTTTTTCTTTTACTGTTTTTAATGCCTTCGATCCGATTAATCGAGAACTACAATCCTTTGTTGAAAGTGTTTTTTCTTTTGATGCCGAAGTTGAAATTAAATTTGGCTATGGCAGTCAAACTAAAACTATTATGTTGGGCATAATCACTGCCGTGAAGATTGATTTTCCTAGTGGCGGTTCTCCTCAAGTAGAAGTTAGTGGTTTCGATCTTTCTTATCGGATGATGAAGGAAAAAAAACCTCGTTCTTGGAACGATAAAAAAGATAGCGAAGTTATACGAAATATAGCTCAAGAATATCAATTAACAGAAAATATTGATGATACCGGTTCACAACACGAGCAAATTGTCAAACAAGAAAAAGAAAATGATTTTGAATTTTTGAATAGATTAGCTGAAAGAAATTATTATGAGTTTTTTGTTTTCAACAAAACATTATATTTCCGCAAGCCTCAATATAGATCGGCAGCAATCGTAACTTTAGAATGGCAAAAAAGTCTTGTGAGTTTTAGTCCAGATTTTAATATTGCTGAGCGTGTCTTTACTATAGAAGTGATAGGACAAAATACCGAGAAAAAGAAAAATATTGTCGCCACAGCACAAATATTTAATGATGAAATTGCCAAAATATTTATCAATAAAGCTAAACGTGCTAGCCAAGGAAGACAAACAACCGAACAACTCTTAAAGGAACAAGTAAAGCAACCTTTAAAATCGGAAGAACACGCCAAAAAGTTGGCACAATCTATTCTATTAAAAAAACACGAAGATATTCTTAAAGGTAGCGGAGAATCTCTCGGCATTCCCGACATTATAGCTGGAACAAATATTGAATTAATAGGTTTGGGAAGTCAATTTAGCAATACTTATTACATCGAACAAACCAATCATAGTATTAGCAACTCTGGCTATAAAACAACTTTTAATGTCAAACGAGTTCCCAATGAAGACGAAATTGAAGTAACAACAACAATAACATCATTATCATGAACAATTTATATAATTCTTTAATTCAATCTCAAGATAATACTAATGGAGCTTCAATTCCAGGAGTAGCTCTAGCAACAGTGACAAATATCTCGGAGCTAAGTAATGGAAAAGTAAAAGTCAAATTTCAATGGAGAAAACAGGGAGGAAATAATGATGAAATTTGGGCGCGCATTATTATTGCTAATAAAGGTATCGAGCCTCTGTTTGAAGTTCACGATGTTGTATTAGTGGCATTCGAGCAAGGTAATTTTGAATATCCTTTTATACTTGGTTTAATTTATCCGAATTTAAAAGATACAGAAATGTAAGTAGTAAGTAGTAAGTAATGAGAATGAGTAATGAGTATAAAATAGAGATTTTGTTAGATCTATTTTCTTGTCTTTTTTGCTCATATTTTGCCTCAATATTGTATTTAGAAACAGTTTTTTAATTATTTTCAAAATGGCTTTCAGAGTTTAAGAAACATAGAAAAGATGTCTAAAGAATTTTTAGGAATAGGTTGGAAATTTCCCATAAAAATAGATAGTATCACGGGAAAAATAGTGATGTCTGAGTATGAAGAGGATATTCGAGAATCAATCTGGATTATTTTAGCTACTGTCAAAGGCGAGCGAGTGATGCAACCCGATTTTGGTTGTGGTATTCATAACTTTGTCTTTGCAACTATGAGTATGACAACGATGGGATTAATTGAGTCGAGCGTGCGTGAATCTTTAATCCGTTGGGAACCCAGAATTGATTTGAATGAAGTTAACGTTTTGCCGATTCAAGACACTTTAGGAAAGCTAGATATTGAAATAAACTATCGAGTTCGCACCACCAATAACGAATTTAATTTAGTTTATCCGTTTTATCTTCAAGGAGGATGAAATTAGGGGATAGGGATTAGGGATTAAGGATTAAATCGATTACAACCCAGCACCCGACACCCAACACCCAGCACCTAACACCTAAAACCCAACACCTAAAACCCAATTATTTAGAAAAATGAAAACTCATCACAGAAATAAATCCTTATCACCGCCAAAAATTGACGCAAGAGATTTTTCGACTCTCGTGTCAGAAATTAAACAATTAATTCCTTTCTATACTCCAGAATGGCAGGTTTCTCAGGATAGGAATTCTGGTTCGGCTTTGTTAAATATATTCGCCCGTATGGTTGCAGGTACGATAGAGCAACTTAACCAAGTGCCTGAGAAAAATTTTATTGCTTTTTTAAATTTGTTGGGGGTAAAACTTTTGCCCGCACAACCTGCTAGAGTTCCAGTATCTTTTTCTTTGAGTGAAGGAACAAAGGAAAACATTTTAGTTCTAGCTAGAACTAAGGTATCTGCTGAAAGAAATACGATAAAAAACGAGTCAATTGTATTTGAAACAGAAAGAAGTACGACCAAAAATGAGCCGATTGTATTTGAAACAGAAAAAAGTATTTCAGTTACTCCAGGAAAATTAGTTACTGCTTATAGTGTTAACCCTAAAATAGATAGTATCTTCCCCGCACCACCTGGCTTTTTGACGGGAGAATCAACTCCTGTAGTGACTCAATTGATTGAAGATGGCAAATTGAATGACACTCGCTTATTTTTGGAAGATGCCTCAGAAACTGAAGCTGGTGACATACTCAAAATCGGCAACGATCTATATTATGAGTACCTAGAAATAGACGAAGTTAAAGATCGCCAGATTAAACTCCAAGATCGGCTAACTGCTAACTACTTAGTAGATAATACTGTAGTTGAAAAAGTTGTCAATTTTGAGCTATTTACAGGTAAAAACCAACAGGAACACAGTCTGTATTTAGGACATTCAACTCTTTTTAACCTTACAGGTAATGCACGCTTAACCCTTGAAATTCAGCCAGAGGATTCTTTAACGCAACTAGCAGATACTAACCTAGTTAGTTGGCAATATTGGGGAGAAGATCGAGCAACTAAAACTTTAAGATGGTATCCTTTTGATAATGTTGCGATCGCGTCTAACAGGCTAATTCTAGAGAAGAATGGCGATCGCCAAACCAAACCCACAAAGATTAATAACATTGATAGTTTTTGGATTCGTTGCACTAGCGTCGCCCGCTCTTTAGACACGAATCTACAACTAATTAGCGATTTAACAGATATTCAAATAGACAATATTGAAGTGACAGTAGACCCTTCACCAGAAGTCGAGACAACAGCTAGTTCACTAGATTATTGCTTGATCTACAACAATCTGCAATATGAAAACAAAACTGGTATGTCTTTTCAACCTTTCCAATCTTTAGAAGATGAATACCAAACTATTTATTTAGGGTTTGATGCTCCTCTGTCTAAAGGATTAATTAGTCTTTTCTTTTCCTTAGCAAGAGAAAGCGATCGCCAAAAGAATAGACCGCGTTTAAATTGGTCATATTACCGAAAACAAAAAGCCAAAAGGGAATGGACTAAATTAAATTTACGAGATGAAACCAATAGTTTGGCTCAAAGTGGAACGGTAGAACTTATTGGTTCGTCGGATTTTGCTAGAGTCTCGCTGTTTAATCAATCCCTTTACTGGATAAGAATTGTCTACCCAGAAAAGCAGTCTAGTTCACTCCCCAATCCTATATTTAGAGGTATTTATCTTAATACTACCTGGGCGAGTCAGATAGAAACAATCGAACGAGAAACTGTTGGCTCTAGTAACGGTAAAGCAGACCAAACTTTTACTTTATACAGATATCCCGTACTTTCAGAAGAAGTCTGGGTTAATGAGTTTGCTGCTCTAACTGTAAAAGATAGAGAGCAACTATTAGCTCGATCGCAGCAACTTAAAACTAAGGAAATTAAAAACAAACTCGGAAACGTCACCGAATTTTGGGTTAAATGGCAACCTGTAGCTGATTTATTAGATTCAACTACAAGCGATTGCACAGCTAGCCGTTTGCGAAGCAAGTCCCGTCAAGCGGGATCGAGATCCGAAGGACTCGGGCATCGCCATTATGAAATTGATCGCTTTCTGGGAAAAATTACTTTTGGCGACGGTAAAAATGCCATGATTCCCCCAACAGGATTCAATAATATTCAGGTTACTTATCGAGTGGGTGGTGGCAAACAGGGAAATGTCCCTCGCGGACAAATTAATCGCTTAAACACTTCTATTGCCTATATTGATCGCATTACCAATCCCGAACCCGCCAAAGGAGGCATAGATAGTGAATTAATCGAGCGGGCTTTAAAAAGAGGTACGCAATTTTTAAAACATCGCCACCGTGCCGTAACTACATCTGA
It encodes:
- a CDS encoding GPW/gp25 family protein codes for the protein MSKEFLGIGWKFPIKIDSITGKIVMSEYEEDIRESIWIILATVKGERVMQPDFGCGIHNFVFATMSMTTMGLIESSVRESLIRWEPRIDLNEVNVLPIQDTLGKLDIEINYRVRTTNNEFNLVYPFYLQGG
- a CDS encoding putative baseplate assembly protein; this encodes MKTHHRNKSLSPPKIDARDFSTLVSEIKQLIPFYTPEWQVSQDRNSGSALLNIFARMVAGTIEQLNQVPEKNFIAFLNLLGVKLLPAQPARVPVSFSLSEGTKENILVLARTKVSAERNTIKNESIVFETERSTTKNEPIVFETEKSISVTPGKLVTAYSVNPKIDSIFPAPPGFLTGESTPVVTQLIEDGKLNDTRLFLEDASETEAGDILKIGNDLYYEYLEIDEVKDRQIKLQDRLTANYLVDNTVVEKVVNFELFTGKNQQEHSLYLGHSTLFNLTGNARLTLEIQPEDSLTQLADTNLVSWQYWGEDRATKTLRWYPFDNVAIASNRLILEKNGDRQTKPTKINNIDSFWIRCTSVARSLDTNLQLISDLTDIQIDNIEVTVDPSPEVETTASSLDYCLIYNNLQYENKTGMSFQPFQSLEDEYQTIYLGFDAPLSKGLISLFFSLARESDRQKNRPRLNWSYYRKQKAKREWTKLNLRDETNSLAQSGTVELIGSSDFARVSLFNQSLYWIRIVYPEKQSSSLPNPIFRGIYLNTTWASQIETIERETVGSSNGKADQTFTLYRYPVLSEEVWVNEFAALTVKDREQLLARSQQLKTKEIKNKLGNVTEFWVKWQPVADLLDSTTSDCTASRLRSKSRQAGSRSEGLGHRHYEIDRFLGKITFGDGKNAMIPPTGFNNIQVTYRVGGGKQGNVPRGQINRLNTSIAYIDRITNPEPAKGGIDSELIERALKRGTQFLKHRHRAVTTSDFERLSQQADRSVAKVKCLPNINNQGQPELGWVSIVIVPNSKETKPYPSLQLKQRVKTYLQQRTTNLVTVPKRLDVRSPVYVEIAIKTQIIAIAFDLVPEVELMAKQRLDAFLHPLTGGDRGRGWAFGRSPCKSDFYALLESIPGVDRVDSLSLVSANNRAITVPDYALVSTGEHQIKVTSTW
- a CDS encoding phage late control D family protein, which gives rise to MDIVALEKKYQDLYAPTFEISIEGQNILQSGVEVTNVNVDNTLDGADTFSFTVFNAFDPINRELQSFVESVFSFDAEVEIKFGYGSQTKTIMLGIITAVKIDFPSGGSPQVEVSGFDLSYRMMKEKKPRSWNDKKDSEVIRNIAQEYQLTENIDDTGSQHEQIVKQEKENDFEFLNRLAERNYYEFFVFNKTLYFRKPQYRSAAIVTLEWQKSLVSFSPDFNIAERVFTIEVIGQNTEKKKNIVATAQIFNDEIAKIFINKAKRASQGRQTTEQLLKEQVKQPLKSEEHAKKLAQSILLKKHEDILKGSGESLGIPDIIAGTNIELIGLGSQFSNTYYIEQTNHSISNSGYKTTFNVKRVPNEDEIEVTTTITSLS
- a CDS encoding phage baseplate assembly protein V, producing the protein MNNLYNSLIQSQDNTNGASIPGVALATVTNISELSNGKVKVKFQWRKQGGNNDEIWARIIIANKGIEPLFEVHDVVLVAFEQGNFEYPFILGLIYPNLKDTEM
- a CDS encoding LysM peptidoglycan-binding domain-containing protein yields the protein MALEKAFIQPINGKFGGKNIGVLFNPTEYSLETSNQFQRTAVPGTATPATQFVSGNTQTLTMDLFFDSYEQGEDVRKYTRQITSLLDIDPALHAPPICQFHWGSLDFKATLEQVNQKFTLFLESGIPVRATLSVTFKEYKTLTEQLQGVRKESSDRTKRVTIKQGDSLWMVANKEYEDSSLWRPIANANNIDNPRILAVGKELIVPVLN